The Streptomyces sp. HSG2 genome has a segment encoding these proteins:
- a CDS encoding ABC transporter permease yields the protein MSAPSEPSERPTSGTTPARTRPPRGERPAVAPAAPGGGGPDTARGSDPPAGATACRTPEPVGRAAAPPRVTWPRLILVPSVVTIALMATWLWFRQAELDPLSRNALADGRVTEALREHVRLTAASALLVLIIAVPLGVLLTRPALRRASPLVLTLANMGQATPAIGLLALLVVWLGVGSGTALIGIVAYTVLPVLSNTVAGLRGNDPELLEAARGIGMSAWGVLFRVELPLAVPLILAGVRTALVLCVGTATLAVFCGGGGLGVLITAGVTSRRMPVLVLGSVLTVTLALLVDWLASLAELSLGPRGLREDR from the coding sequence GTGAGCGCCCCCTCCGAACCCTCCGAACGGCCGACCTCGGGGACGACGCCCGCCAGGACCCGACCGCCGCGCGGCGAACGCCCCGCCGTGGCGCCGGCCGCTCCCGGAGGCGGCGGGCCGGACACCGCCCGGGGAAGCGACCCGCCGGCCGGCGCCACGGCGTGTCGGACCCCCGAACCGGTCGGACGCGCCGCCGCGCCACCGCGCGTCACGTGGCCGAGGCTGATCCTCGTCCCGTCCGTGGTCACCATCGCCCTGATGGCGACCTGGCTGTGGTTCAGGCAGGCCGAGCTGGACCCGCTGAGTCGGAACGCCCTGGCCGACGGCAGGGTCACGGAGGCCCTTCGGGAACACGTGCGGTTGACGGCGGCGTCCGCCCTGCTCGTCCTGATCATCGCGGTTCCGCTGGGCGTCCTGTTGACCCGTCCGGCGCTGCGCCGCGCCTCTCCCCTGGTCCTGACACTCGCGAACATGGGCCAGGCCACCCCGGCGATCGGCCTGCTGGCCCTGCTCGTCGTCTGGCTGGGCGTCGGCAGCGGGACGGCGCTCATCGGCATCGTCGCCTACACGGTCCTGCCGGTGCTGTCGAACACCGTGGCGGGCCTGCGGGGCAACGATCCGGAGCTGCTGGAGGCGGCCCGGGGCATCGGGATGTCCGCGTGGGGTGTGCTGTTCCGGGTGGAGCTGCCGCTCGCCGTGCCCCTGATCCTGGCCGGCGTCCGCACCGCCCTCGTGCTCTGTGTCGGCACCGCTACCCTCGCCGTGTTCTGCGGTGGCGGCGGTCTGGGTGTGCTGATCACCGCGGGGGTCACCAGCAGGCGGATGCCGGTGCTCGTTCTCGGCTCGGTCCTCACGGTGACGCTGGCGCTCCTGGTGGACTGGCTGGCCTCGCTGGCCGAACTCTCGCTTGGTCCACGCGGCCTTCGGGAGGACCGGTGA
- a CDS encoding glycine betaine ABC transporter substrate-binding protein translates to MADGVGPGSVGRGRPLAGAHLTVVSKDFTEQLVLGAIMGIAFQAAGARVLDRTGVQGSIGTRAAVENGDADAAYEYTGTAWITYLGHSRPVPGERAQWRAVRDEDLRNGVTWLPPAPLNNTFALATNRHHHRTHRTDTLSEVAELSRRDPDAVALCVESEFANREDGLPGLARTHGMDLAPGRVTQMDTGVIYTQTAEGTCAYGEVFTTDGRIEAMDLVVMEDDRDFFPEYNAAPMVRTATMERWPAIAEVLAPVTRALTDKVARSLNGRVDVDGDDPHRVALEWMLEEGFVTRG, encoded by the coding sequence ATGGCCGACGGGGTCGGCCCCGGCAGCGTCGGCCGTGGCAGGCCGCTGGCCGGCGCACATCTGACGGTCGTCTCCAAGGACTTCACCGAACAGCTGGTGCTCGGCGCGATCATGGGAATCGCCTTCCAGGCGGCGGGGGCCCGGGTGCTGGACCGCACCGGCGTGCAGGGCTCGATCGGTACCCGTGCCGCCGTGGAGAACGGCGACGCCGACGCGGCCTACGAGTACACCGGCACCGCCTGGATCACCTACCTGGGCCACAGCCGTCCCGTCCCGGGCGAACGCGCCCAATGGCGGGCCGTCCGCGACGAGGACCTGCGCAACGGGGTGACCTGGCTGCCGCCGGCGCCCCTGAACAACACCTTCGCGCTGGCGACCAACCGCCACCACCACCGGACCCACCGCACCGACACGCTCTCCGAGGTGGCCGAGTTGTCCCGGCGCGATCCGGACGCCGTGGCGCTCTGCGTGGAGAGCGAGTTCGCCAACCGCGAGGACGGTCTCCCCGGGCTGGCGCGGACCCACGGGATGGACCTCGCGCCGGGCCGTGTCACCCAGATGGACACCGGCGTCATCTACACCCAGACGGCGGAGGGGACCTGCGCCTACGGCGAGGTGTTCACGACGGACGGGCGGATCGAGGCGATGGACCTGGTGGTGATGGAGGATGACCGGGACTTCTTCCCGGAGTACAACGCGGCGCCGATGGTGCGCACCGCGACGATGGAGCGGTGGCCGGCCATCGCCGAGGTGCTGGCACCGGTGACCCGCGCGCTCACCGACAAGGTGGCGCGGTCGCTGAACGGCAGGGTCGACGTCGACGGGGACGACCCCCACCGGGTGGCCCTGGAGTGGATGCTGGAGGAGGGGTTCGTGACCCGGGGGTGA
- a CDS encoding S16 family serine protease, producing MLSRFLRLTRPRVLVVCALPVVALLLVTLLTPLPFTVARPGLTADVLGENRGTQVITITGAPTQETTGQLRMTTIQATGPDTDVSFGDVVVGWFDPDEAVMPRDAVYPSGDDVREIERFNREQMRESQDAATDAALDYLDLDPADVDVTLRLADVGGPSAGLLFSLGIVDKLDTRDLTGGRVIAGTGTITSDGEVGAVGGVPLKTLGAARDGATVFLVPRAECADAEDGLPDGVRLIPVETLDGAVDALTALETGQGTVPAC from the coding sequence GTGCTCTCTCGGTTCCTCCGCCTCACCCGCCCCCGGGTCCTCGTCGTCTGCGCGCTGCCCGTCGTCGCGCTGCTGCTGGTCACCCTGCTCACCCCGCTGCCCTTCACGGTGGCGCGGCCCGGGCTGACGGCGGACGTGCTGGGCGAGAATCGCGGTACCCAGGTGATCACCATCACCGGTGCCCCCACCCAGGAGACCACCGGCCAACTGCGGATGACGACCATCCAGGCGACCGGCCCCGACACCGACGTCTCCTTCGGCGACGTCGTCGTCGGCTGGTTCGATCCCGACGAGGCGGTCATGCCCCGGGACGCCGTCTACCCCAGCGGCGACGACGTACGGGAGATCGAACGCTTCAACCGAGAACAGATGCGCGAGTCCCAGGACGCCGCCACCGACGCCGCCCTGGACTACCTGGACCTCGACCCCGCCGACGTGGACGTCACCCTGCGGCTCGCCGACGTCGGCGGGCCCAGCGCCGGACTCCTGTTCTCCCTCGGCATCGTGGACAAGCTCGACACCCGCGACCTCACCGGCGGCCGGGTGATCGCCGGCACCGGCACCATCACCTCGGACGGGGAGGTGGGCGCGGTGGGCGGGGTCCCCCTGAAGACGCTGGGCGCCGCCCGCGACGGCGCCACCGTCTTCCTGGTACCCCGAGCCGAGTGCGCGGACGCCGAGGACGGGCTCCCGGACGGGGTGCGGCTGATCCCGGTCGAGACCCTCGACGGCGCCGTGGACGCCCTCACGGCGCTGGAGACCGGCCAGGGCACCGTCCCGGCCTGCTGA
- a CDS encoding helix-turn-helix domain-containing protein, with protein sequence MTAETSQTLDRGLRVLKLLADTDQGLTVTELARRLGVNRTVVYRLLATLEQHALVRRDVGGRARVGLGVLGLGRQVHPLVREAAMPALRSLAEEIGATAHLTLVDGDEALAVAVVEPSWTDYHVAYRAGFRHSLERGAAGKAILGARQGRGQRPEYTLTRGELEAGACGAAAPLLGIPGVEGSVGVVMLAEVVPEQVGPRVVEAARDVARALT encoded by the coding sequence TTGACCGCGGAGACCTCCCAGACGCTCGACAGGGGACTGCGGGTCCTCAAGCTGCTCGCCGACACCGACCAGGGGCTCACCGTCACCGAACTCGCCCGACGGCTGGGGGTGAACCGGACGGTCGTCTATCGGCTGTTGGCGACCCTGGAGCAACACGCGCTCGTTCGCCGCGATGTCGGCGGCCGGGCCCGGGTGGGGCTCGGCGTCCTCGGACTGGGCCGCCAGGTGCACCCCCTGGTGCGCGAGGCCGCGATGCCCGCACTGCGGTCGCTGGCCGAGGAGATCGGCGCCACGGCCCACCTGACCCTGGTCGACGGCGACGAGGCGTTGGCCGTCGCCGTGGTCGAGCCCAGTTGGACGGACTACCACGTCGCCTACCGGGCCGGTTTCCGACACTCGCTGGAGCGGGGCGCGGCCGGCAAGGCGATACTGGGCGCTCGGCAGGGGCGGGGTCAGCGCCCCGAATACACCCTGACCCGAGGCGAGTTGGAGGCCGGCGCCTGCGGCGCCGCGGCGCCCCTCCTCGGGATACCCGGCGTCGAGGGCAGTGTCGGGGTGGTCATGCTGGCGGAAGTCGTCCCCGAACAGGTGGGGCCACGGGTGGTGGAGGCGGCCCGCGATGTCGCGCGGGCGCTGACCTGA